CCTTGAAACTCCAAGCGACTTTGAGGTAGCGGGGAGCAAGGCACTCTACCTTGACCCGAGCTATATTACTCCCTACCTCAGGGGGTGAGAGAATGCTCTGCGAGGAGAAGCTCGAGGTGTTTGAGAACGGTTTCGATGACGGGAAGTTCAAACTCAGGATTGAATTCTACGGAAAGGACGCCAGAAGGCTTCTCCTCGCTGTGATAAGGGAACTCTACCTTCCAGAATACGGGGAGGACTATGTTTACCCCTTCGAGTGCGCCAAAGACTTCTGGGGCATTTACCTTGACCCATCTGAGATCATTGCAGAGGAGCCCTCCTTCAGCCCGATAAAGTTCGTCAACAAAAGCGTCCTTAACAGGCTGGAGAAGGTGCTCGATGAAATAGCTCCAGAGGAAATTAAAGACAGAATCGACCTTGAAAAGGCCGAGATAGTGAAGCTCAAGAAAACCCTGCTCGCGCTCGGGAAGGACTTTATCCTCGACGAAAGGGGTTACCTCATAGTCTTCAACAAGCCAAGTGCAAGGGAACTAATCTTAAAATACTTGGGGATGCTGAATGGAGCTTGAAACTGCCGTCTGGGTCGGTGTTTCACTGGCAATACTATATTTGACCTGGCAGACGGTTAGTCCCGTTCTTTCTCCCCTGATAGTGGCGGTTACCCTTACGTATATACTCTATCCACTCCACGAAAGGCTTAGCTCAAAAATCGGCAACCGCTGGTCAGCCCTTCTCATTACGGGAATACTTACGGTTCTTTCCTTCCTTTTCATACTCGGCTTTGCACTCTGGATAAACGACGTTAAGTATTCCCTCGCGGGGTATGTCAACACATTCTTCAAGTGGCTTCTCGGCTTAAACTTACCCGCCGAAGCATATGACTTCCTCCAGAGGCTCTCCCGGGCCATAACGGACCGTTTCGATGCCTACGTTCTGGGATACACGTACTCACTTCCAAAGCTCTCCCTTCAGGTAATCGTCATGGTGTTCTCATTTTACGGCGTCCTTGTAAACGCAAAGGCCATAAAAACGGAAGTGTACTCGCTCCTACCCCCTTCAAACCGAGAACTTGCCGTTAAGTTAATCAACCGGGCCGGGGAAACCCTCCATCAGGTTCTCCGTGGATGGCTTCTGGTCAGCGTTGGAAAAGGCATTGCCATGGCCGTCGCCTTCTCGCTCTTTGGAGTGTCTAACGTCGGAGGTTCAATAGCGGCGGGCATACTTACGGCAATCCTTGAGCTTCTTCCCGTTGTTGGGGGCTGGATGGTCTGGCTCGGGGCATCGTTTTACCTGTTTACATCGGGAATGATTGGGCATGCGATAGCCATCTCGCTTTACGGGTTTACTCTCGTCTCGCCCCTGCCTGATATCTTCCTCTCAAAGAGACTCGGCAGAAGGCAGTGGGGCGTAAACGCACTGGTGAGCCTCGTTGGAATATTTGGAGGTTACATTGCCTTTGGCTTCGTTGGAATAATAATTGGACCCGTATCCCTGTCGCTCCTCATAACCCTTATAGAAGAGTGGAAGAAGGCAAAGAACACTAAGGAGCAAATCGCTTCATAAAACCGGCGACCTTAACTGCATCGAGGGTTTCCCCGACGTCATGGGTTCTCACTATATTGGCCCCTTTCAGAACCGCTATTGCAGTCGCTGAGAGACTTCCAGCCAATCTCTCGGAGGGGTCCTTTCTGCCAGTTATTGCCCCTATGAAGGATTTACGGGAAACGCCGACTAAAATTGGCCTTCCGAGAGATTTTAAAAGGTTGAGGTTCGCTATCACCCTTGAGTCCCACTCATACCACGGGGGGTAATCCGGTCTGAGAAAACCTATCGCAGGGTCCACTGCTATGTCTTCAACACCGTGCTCACTGGCTATAACGAGGCTCTCCTGAAGGAATTCAATCACCGTCCTTA
This DNA window, taken from Thermococcus sp., encodes the following:
- a CDS encoding AI-2E family transporter, with the translated sequence MELETAVWVGVSLAILYLTWQTVSPVLSPLIVAVTLTYILYPLHERLSSKIGNRWSALLITGILTVLSFLFILGFALWINDVKYSLAGYVNTFFKWLLGLNLPAEAYDFLQRLSRAITDRFDAYVLGYTYSLPKLSLQVIVMVFSFYGVLVNAKAIKTEVYSLLPPSNRELAVKLINRAGETLHQVLRGWLLVSVGKGIAMAVAFSLFGVSNVGGSIAAGILTAILELLPVVGGWMVWLGASFYLFTSGMIGHAIAISLYGFTLVSPLPDIFLSKRLGRRQWGVNALVSLVGIFGGYIAFGFVGIIIGPVSLSLLITLIEEWKKAKNTKEQIAS
- a CDS encoding PH1570 family protein, whose translation is MLCEEKLEVFENGFDDGKFKLRIEFYGKDARRLLLAVIRELYLPEYGEDYVYPFECAKDFWGIYLDPSEIIAEEPSFSPIKFVNKSVLNRLEKVLDEIAPEEIKDRIDLEKAEIVKLKKTLLALGKDFILDERGYLIVFNKPSARELILKYLGMLNGA